From Erigeron canadensis isolate Cc75 chromosome 8, C_canadensis_v1, whole genome shotgun sequence, one genomic window encodes:
- the LOC122610144 gene encoding uncharacterized protein LOC122610144, which translates to MTVKILQARTLPKPHIAANDDNNLTRSSSSNDEDNPSSSVSMGLISSHRVLDDTFKEYLDVLFDDHMNDIYIYIDGNFVWSLDASPTDHIATDEGVKGGGNSLYDFPIDEVMLEFLNFEQS; encoded by the coding sequence ATGACAGTCAAAATACTTCAAGCACGGACATTACCTAAACCTCACATTGCAGCTAATGATGACAATAACTTgacaagatcatcatcatcaaatgatGAAGACAATCCGTCTAGTAGTGTCTCCATGGGATTAATCTCGTCACATAGAGTACTAGATGACACATTTAAGGAGTATTTGGATGTGTTATTTGATGATCATAtgaacgatatatatatatatatcgatggAAATTTTGTATGGTCACTCGATGCTTCTCCGACAGATCATATAGCGACAGATGAGGGAGTAAAAGGAGGGGGAAATAGTTTGTATGATTTCCCGATAGACGAGGTCATGTtggaatttttaaattttgaacaaTCATAA
- the LOC122610145 gene encoding putative receptor-like protein kinase At5g39000, whose product MTCIEIPLQDIISATNDFAEANVIGKGGFGKVYKGEIMLSMEPIIVAIKRLDSSYGQGPHEFEKEIKFLSSYKHSNLVSLLGFCVENGESILVYEYLSNRSLDLHISRPDISWLQRIKICLEAAKGLQFLHEPVEGSSERLLHRDIKSANILLDQYLNPKIADFGLSKLAPAGLDCTLLQCTVVGTVGYSDPMYMREGFLTKASDIYSFGVVLFEVMCGRPQVTKTDDGELQFLTPLSLKRYEQNKMGSIIIGLDVDISPKCLNSISKIAYRCLHLQRERRPSIQEIVHQLAIAYKYQQQFENPELLIEEPLNEDTIETETETVRVKFQLQRKCSYEDKILVTGNDQVLGLWDPNNAIELKWSEDHLWSTDLDIPTAKFIKFKFIMRKGNGEIVWQPGPDRVLACYKTDKTMTLSEDWEDPDSRWITEFGATLNQPLVSVSGAKEP is encoded by the exons atGACTTGCATAGAAATTCCACTCCAAGATATCATATCCGCCACCAATGATTTTGCGGAAGCCAACGTAATTGGGAAAGGTGGGTTTGGGAAAGTCTATAAAGGAGAAATTATGTTATCCATGGAGCCCATCATAGTTGCTATAAAGCGTTTAGATAGTTCATATGGGCAAGGACCTCATGAATTTGAGAAAGAAATTAAGTTTCTTTCTAGTTATAAGCATTCAAATCTTGTGTCACTTTTGGGTTTTTGTGTTGAGAATGGAGAATCTATACTTGTTTACGAGTATTTATCTAACAGAAGTCTCGACTTACACATAAGTAGACCCGATATCTCTTGGCTGCAACGCATTAAAATATGTTTAGAAGCCGCAAAGGGACTACAATTCCTTCATGAACCTGTAGAGGGGAGTTCGGAAAGACTCTTGCACCGAGATATCAAAAGTGCAAATATACTATTGGATCAATACTTGAATCCTAAGATAGCAGACTTTGGTTTGTCTAAATTGGCTCCCGCTGGCCTAGATTGTACTTTGCTTCAATGCACAGTAGTAGGCACAGTGGGTTATTCCGATCCCATGTATATGCGTGAAGGCTTCTTAACAAAAGCATCTGACATCTATTCCTTTGGTGTGGTTTTGTTTGAAGTTATGTGTGGTAGACCACAAGTTACAAAAACAGATGACGGTGAGCTCCAATTTTTGACGCCATTGTCATTGAAACGCTACGAACAAAATAAAATGGGTTCAATTATTATTGGTCTAGATGTTGATATTTCACCGAAGTGTTTAAATAGCATTTCTAAGATAGCGTATCGATGTTTGCATTTACAACGTGAGAGACGACCGTCAATACAAGAAATCGTGCATCAGCTTGCAATTGCCTACAAGTATCAA CAACAGTTCGAGAACCCCGAATTGCTTATAGAGGAACCGCTAAATGAGGACACAA TTGAGACAGAAACAGAAACAGTTCGTGTCAAATTCCAGTTACAGAGAAAATGTTCATATGAAGATAAAATTTTAGTGACAGGAAATGATCAAGTTTTGGGTTTATGGGATCCAAACAATGCCATTGAGCTAAAATGGTCAGAAGATCATTTATGGAGCACTGATCTT GACATACCGACGGCAAAGTTCATCAAGTTTAAGTTCATAATGCGAAAAGGTAATGGTGAAATCGTGTGGCAACCTGGTCCCGACAGAGTTCTTGCGTGTTATAAAACTGACAAAACGATGACTTTGAGTGAAGACTGGGAAGATCCTGACTCACGTTGGATAACTGAATTCGGGGCCACATTGAATCAACCTTTGGTCAGCGTTAGTGGCGCTAAAGAACCATAA